The Microcystis panniformis FACHB-1757 region AAATTAGATCTTATCAGGAATAGTCCCTAGATAGCTATAATTATCTGAGAAAGAGTTTAGTAATTTCACTGCAATTATAACAGGATTATCGATGACTAATTTAAAAAAATGGCAAATTGTTAAATCTGAGCTAGTTTTTCAGAATCGTTGGTGTCAAGTCCGTCAAGACGCGGTGAAGTTATCCTCTGGACAAGTTATCGATGATTATTTCGTTAATATTCGTCCTGAAATTGTTTTAGTTGTTCCAGTTACTGAGGATAATCAATTAGTTTTTGTCCGTCAATATCGTCACGGAGTTAAGGAAATTTTATTGGAATTTCCCGCTGGATCAGTGGATGCGGGTGAAGATAATATTACCACAGCAGCGCATCGGGAATTCGAGGAGGAAACTGGTTATCACAGTGATTCTCTAATGCCTCTAGCTGTTTTGTACGATAATCCTGTTAAAGATACTAACAGAATTCATATTTTTTTGGCTCTTAATGCTACCCCCACAGGTCAACAAAAGTTAGATGTTACCGAGGAAATCGAAGTTATTCTGCGACCTTTACAGGAAATTAATCCGCAGGAAATTACTGTCTCTGGTAGTTTAGCAGCTTTCTATCTGGCGAGGGATTTTTTAAAGCAAAATTAAGTAATTCTAGCGATTATATTAATAGAGAAGTAGGAAGTTTTCGTTTTTGGGAGCCAGTTGTCAGGATTCAGAAGATAGGGTGGTCACTGCGTGCGCGTTGCGGGGGGTGTTGGGGTGTTAGGGTGTTAGGGTTTTAGTTGAAATTCCCCCACTTCCCCACTTCCCCACTTCCCCACTTCCCCACTTCCCCACTTCCCCACTTCCCGCTCTCCTACCTCTGCGCTTTTCTCTACTGTTTGAACAGGATTTGTATTACTTTAAGTTTTATTTTTTTCACTTGTCTATGAGTAATTTTTTTATGATTGCTGGCTTTATTCTATCAGCTTATGCAATCGTTGCCAACGATTCCCTACAGACTTTAGGGACTTTTTTAAGTGCCAATGAAGAACGTCCCTGGTGGATTTTATGGCTGTATTCCAGTATAATCTTAGCCTCAATTTTTATCGCTGGTTGGTACATTAATCAGGGAGATGTGGCTTATAATCGACTAGAAATGATTCCCTTCCCAGAAAATTTTACTTGGATTTATATCGTTCCTCCCCTGGCAATTTTAATTCTCACCACTTGGGGAATACCTGTGAGTACAACCTTTTTGGTTTTAACAGTTTTTGCTCCCCAATCTCTAGATGAAATGTTAGTTAAATCCGCTTGGGGTTATGCTATTGCTGTTATAGTGGGGTTAGTAATCTATCGAATTATTTATCGATTAGAAAACTTTTTCCTAGAAACAGTTAATAAAGAACCTCAAAAAATCTGGGTAGTTTTACAGTGGTTATCCACCGGGTTTCTCTGGAGTCAATGGTTAATGCAAGATTTTGCAAATATTTTCGCCTATCTTCCCAGACAGTTAGCGGCAACATGGTTAGTTTTATCTCTAACAGTTATGCTACTCCTGCAAACCATCATTTTTATTAATCATGGTGGTCAAATCGAGAAAATTGTCACTAGCAAAACTAACGCCCATGATCCGCGTTCTGCAACAATTATTAACTTAATTTATGGCTTAATTTTACTCTTTTTTGTTGGCTATAATCATATTCCCATGA contains the following coding sequences:
- a CDS encoding NUDIX hydrolase yields the protein MTNLKKWQIVKSELVFQNRWCQVRQDAVKLSSGQVIDDYFVNIRPEIVLVVPVTEDNQLVFVRQYRHGVKEILLEFPAGSVDAGEDNITTAAHREFEEETGYHSDSLMPLAVLYDNPVKDTNRIHIFLALNATPTGQQKLDVTEEIEVILRPLQEINPQEITVSGSLAAFYLARDFLKQN